A region of Salinibacter sp. 10B DNA encodes the following proteins:
- a CDS encoding PspC domain-containing protein, with translation MANRERTRSPSSSDSSSPQNDAFDVGRTTLDLEHISDEELESLYFEDDEKDEASLLNVQTISGLSLILAGIVYLLTEIGVWADPALLGLNAALPWLIGIFVILVGFGVLTWRPSSSSDDAERPTQKAVDANTGETKVVEGPKKTSKKRLRRSRTDKKFLGVCGGIAEYLNLDPTLVRIAFVIGVISSFGPLVLAYFGLAFAMPKEEPLSPEERLSIIRDDD, from the coding sequence ATGGCCAACCGCGAACGTACTCGTTCTCCTTCCTCTTCGGACTCTTCCTCGCCCCAAAACGATGCCTTCGACGTAGGACGCACGACCCTCGACCTCGAACACATCTCTGACGAGGAGCTGGAATCGCTCTACTTCGAGGACGATGAGAAGGACGAGGCGAGTCTTCTGAACGTGCAAACCATCTCGGGACTGAGCCTCATCCTGGCAGGCATCGTGTACCTGCTTACGGAGATCGGGGTTTGGGCAGACCCGGCGCTCCTTGGGCTCAACGCCGCTCTGCCCTGGCTGATTGGTATCTTCGTTATTCTCGTAGGGTTCGGCGTACTCACCTGGCGCCCCTCGTCCTCGTCGGACGACGCTGAGCGCCCTACCCAGAAGGCGGTGGACGCCAATACCGGCGAGACGAAAGTGGTAGAAGGCCCGAAGAAAACCTCTAAAAAGCGTCTCCGACGGTCGCGGACGGACAAAAAGTTCCTGGGCGTCTGCGGCGGAATCGCCGAGTACCTGAACCTGGACCCAACGCTCGTGCGCATCGCGTTCGTGATCGGGGTCATTAGTTCGTTCGGCCCGCTGGTGCTGGCCTACTTTGGCCTGGCCTTCGCCATGCCGAAGGAGGAGCCCCTCTCCCCCGAAGAGCGGCTGTCCATTATTCGGGACGATGACTGA
- the ffh gene encoding signal recognition particle protein, giving the protein MFENLSEKLEGALQSVTGQGRINEVNVAETMREIRRALLNADVNYQVAKDFTNNVKEAATGEDVLNSVTPGQQLTKIVYDELARVLGGEHEEIEMAETPPTVILVAGLQGSGKTTFSAKLARHLRKQGHAPLLAASDVYRPAAVDQLKKLADQVGVPVYSIEEEGEIVEDAVRVADEAVEEARETARDVVIIDTAGRMHIDEQMMQEVADIKGAVEPNETLFVVDSMTGQDAVNTAKEFNEQLDYDGVVLTKLDGDTRGGAALSIRTVVNKPIKFASTGEKLDALTPFYPDRMAQRILGMGDVVSFVERAQEEYDQKEAERLQEKIQSDDFDLQDFYDQLQRIQNMGSLKDLMGMIPGVGNKISDLDIDEDAFKHIEAMIQSMTPEERSRPEILNGMRRRRIARGSGVEVRDVNQLISQFNEMKKMMKTMQKLTSQGRDVSMSNLMDKLTGGGGGPSPSPR; this is encoded by the coding sequence ATGTTTGAGAACCTGTCCGAAAAACTTGAGGGGGCGCTGCAGTCCGTGACGGGTCAGGGCCGCATCAACGAGGTGAATGTGGCCGAGACGATGCGGGAGATCCGACGTGCGCTTCTGAATGCGGACGTGAACTACCAGGTGGCCAAGGACTTCACGAACAACGTGAAGGAGGCGGCCACCGGAGAGGATGTCCTCAACTCCGTGACCCCGGGACAGCAGCTCACCAAGATCGTCTACGACGAGCTCGCGCGAGTGCTGGGCGGGGAGCACGAGGAGATCGAGATGGCCGAAACGCCGCCAACGGTGATTCTTGTCGCGGGCCTACAGGGGTCCGGCAAGACGACCTTCAGTGCCAAGCTTGCCCGTCACCTGCGCAAGCAGGGACACGCACCGCTACTGGCGGCTTCGGACGTGTACCGCCCCGCCGCCGTGGACCAGCTCAAGAAGCTGGCCGATCAGGTGGGTGTGCCGGTTTATTCCATTGAGGAGGAGGGAGAAATTGTAGAAGATGCGGTTCGTGTCGCCGACGAGGCAGTGGAGGAAGCTCGCGAAACGGCGCGTGACGTAGTGATTATCGACACGGCCGGCCGAATGCACATCGACGAGCAGATGATGCAGGAGGTGGCTGACATCAAGGGCGCCGTCGAACCAAACGAGACGCTCTTCGTCGTGGACAGCATGACGGGGCAGGATGCCGTCAATACGGCAAAGGAATTCAACGAGCAGCTCGACTACGACGGCGTCGTCCTTACGAAGCTGGACGGCGACACGCGCGGGGGGGCTGCCCTCTCCATCCGCACCGTCGTCAATAAGCCGATCAAGTTTGCCTCTACCGGCGAGAAGCTCGACGCGCTTACGCCGTTTTACCCCGACCGTATGGCCCAGCGCATCCTGGGGATGGGGGACGTGGTGTCGTTCGTGGAGCGAGCCCAGGAGGAGTACGACCAGAAGGAGGCTGAGCGGCTTCAGGAAAAGATTCAGTCGGACGACTTTGACCTGCAGGATTTCTACGATCAGCTTCAGCGGATTCAGAACATGGGATCCCTGAAGGATCTGATGGGCATGATTCCAGGCGTTGGCAACAAGATCAGCGATCTGGACATCGACGAGGATGCCTTTAAGCATATTGAAGCCATGATCCAGTCGATGACGCCAGAGGAGCGGTCGCGTCCCGAAATTTTGAACGGCATGCGCCGCCGCCGCATTGCTCGGGGAAGCGGCGTCGAGGTTCGAGACGTGAACCAGCTCATCAGCCAGTTCAATGAGATGAAGAAGATGATGAAGACGATGCAGAAGCTGACGAGTCAGGGGCGGGACGTCAGCATGTCGAACCTCATGGATAAGCTTACTGGGGGCGGGGGCGGGCCCAGCCCGAGTCCTCGGTAG
- a CDS encoding 5-formyltetrahydrofolate cyclo-ligase, with amino-acid sequence MPSSVASRSKDEWREHFRTLRRGLSPARYAALGTLIGSRALSLSPVAQASVVHVYWPLPEQGEVDTRPLIGALRGQGKTVVLPVVTSYDPAAPTMEHRRYDGHSATTTNRWGIREPANTAQVSPDALDVVLVPALGVDQRGNRIGHGSGYYDAFLRHVDVPCIALIYADCFVSHLPSAPHDIPVTTVVTERRCFSLSSS; translated from the coding sequence ATGCCCTCCTCTGTTGCGTCTCGCTCCAAAGATGAGTGGCGAGAGCACTTCCGGACTCTTCGACGTGGCCTGTCCCCTGCCCGATACGCGGCGCTGGGCACTCTCATTGGCAGCCGCGCACTGTCGCTTTCTCCCGTGGCTCAGGCGTCGGTGGTGCACGTGTACTGGCCCCTGCCCGAACAGGGAGAGGTCGATACGCGCCCACTCATCGGAGCGCTGCGGGGGCAGGGCAAAACGGTGGTGCTCCCCGTGGTGACGAGTTACGATCCAGCCGCCCCTACAATGGAGCACCGACGGTACGACGGGCATTCCGCCACGACAACGAACCGGTGGGGCATCCGGGAGCCCGCCAACACAGCCCAGGTCTCCCCCGATGCGCTTGATGTCGTACTTGTGCCGGCCCTGGGCGTGGACCAACGAGGCAACCGCATTGGACACGGCTCCGGCTACTACGACGCGTTTCTTCGGCATGTGGACGTGCCCTGCATCGCACTCATATACGCCGACTGCTTCGTGTCGCACCTTCCATCTGCCCCGCACGACATTCCCGTCACAACGGTCGTCACCGAGCGACGATGCTTCTCCCTTTCGTCCTCCTAA